From Montipora foliosa isolate CH-2021 chromosome 6, ASM3666993v2, whole genome shotgun sequence, a single genomic window includes:
- the LOC138007897 gene encoding uncharacterized protein, translating to MCQVKNRYLKEKLDQVKGSVSGKTLRAVDLATQKGASSWLTVVPIRDMNFDLNKSEFRDAVKLRYDWDVPDMPSVCVCGDHFYVDHAMICKRGGFVIQRHNELRDLQAEMLRMVCSGVETEPVLQDITGEELTRGANNAPDAQLDIVARGFWERQRSAFFDVRICHPNADSYRDMDLNQIYRQHETEKKRQYASRVLEVEQATFTPLVFSTTGGMAAECKRYHSRLAELLATKKGESYATTMSWIRARVSFALLRSALLCLKGSRAKRRIHLELLDIDFHIERGHANIR from the coding sequence ATGTGCCAAGTGAAGAATCGATATTTGAAGGAGAAACTTGATCAGGTGAAGGGCTCTGTTTCTGGAAAAACTCTGAGAGCTGTGGACCTTGCCACTCAGAAAGGTGCTTCTAGTTGGCTTACTGTTGTGCCAATTAGAGATATGAACTTTGACCTAAATAAGAGTGAATTTCGAGATGCGGTGAAACTGAGATATGACTGGGACGTACCTGATATGCCCTCTGTTTGTGTTTGCGGGGACCACTTTTATGTGGATCACGCTATGATATGTAAAAGGGGCGGTTTTGTCATCCAACGCCATAATGAACTGAGGGATCTGCAGGCGGAAATGCTTCGAATGGTGTGCAGTGGCGTTGaaactgaaccagttttacaagACATTACAGGAGAAGAGCTGACTAGGGGGGCCAACAACGCACCAGACGCGCAACTGGATATTGTAGCAAGGGGATTCTGGGAAAGGCAGAGGTCGGCTTTCTTCGATGTAAGAATTTGCCACCCAAATGCAGACTCTTACAGGGATATGGATCTAAACCAGATTTACAGGCAACATGAAACTGAGAAGAAGCGCCAGTACGCTAGCCGAGTTCTAGAAGTGGAGCAAGCTACATTCACGCCATTAGTTTTTAGTACGACAGGTGGAATGGCGGCAGAATGTAAGCGTTACCACAGTAGGCTTGCTGAATTACTTGCTACAAAGAAGGGGGAAAGCTACGCGACTACCATGTCCTGGATCAGGGCTAGGGTGTCCTTTGCGTTGCTGAGATCAGCATTACTATGCTTGAAAGGTTCGCGAGCTAAGAGGAGGATCCACCTAGAATTGCTGGACATTGACTTTCACATCGAGAGAGGACATGCAAATATTCGTTGA